One window of the Negativicutes bacterium genome contains the following:
- a CDS encoding DUF2812 domain-containing protein, which translates to MIEKSKEDRHVYILPPCPSYDVEGMESWLTDMAKDGLILTKDGVFAGIAAFKQSQPQYLKYRLEAAQKSTSMWADDGGEPDQEAVELSDKYGWQYIAKRGSFYIYRSSEPGARELNTDPEVQAIALNMVRKRQYDAVFRALLWLILYPILQIRGDLLITMIHVQTWFFLLGAFLLLWLFADSLAEVIQLGKLRKKLQNSGTLDHAKDWKKRMVWHHTKNALQIVLIMVWLCILLHNWSASVLDEDKTQLVDYHEDPPFATLADFAGDGEYSYRMIASGHGFNTVREWADWLSPYNIDWSENAEIKRADGSILEGGLYVDYHEAVNSWIAEKLALEYYHQDKQRKFKQFDTPALDVDYAVAYMNATGFPTIVIQEGNVVVHATFNQTSPGYIMEIDEWAEIMAYSISK; encoded by the coding sequence ATGATTGAAAAAAGCAAAGAAGATCGTCATGTTTATATACTGCCGCCTTGCCCGTCCTACGATGTTGAAGGTATGGAAAGCTGGCTGACCGATATGGCTAAAGATGGATTGATTCTGACCAAAGATGGGGTTTTTGCCGGGATTGCAGCTTTTAAGCAAAGCCAGCCGCAATACTTAAAATACCGGTTGGAAGCGGCTCAAAAGAGTACCAGTATGTGGGCTGATGACGGCGGCGAACCAGACCAGGAAGCTGTCGAATTGAGTGATAAATATGGCTGGCAGTATATCGCAAAGCGGGGAAGTTTTTATATTTATCGTTCCTCTGAACCTGGAGCAAGAGAATTGAATACAGATCCAGAGGTTCAGGCCATTGCGCTCAACATGGTTCGCAAGCGTCAATACGACGCGGTATTTCGTGCCCTTCTATGGCTAATTCTCTACCCAATCCTACAGATTCGCGGAGATTTGCTAATCACGATGATTCACGTCCAGACCTGGTTTTTCCTGTTGGGAGCTTTTCTTCTGCTTTGGCTGTTTGCTGATTCATTAGCAGAAGTAATCCAGCTTGGGAAGCTGCGAAAAAAGCTGCAGAATAGCGGAACATTGGATCACGCCAAAGACTGGAAAAAGCGCATGGTTTGGCATCATACTAAGAATGCGTTGCAGATTGTGCTGATTATGGTGTGGCTATGTATCTTACTTCACAATTGGAGTGCTTCCGTTCTGGATGAAGATAAGACACAGCTTGTAGATTATCATGAGGATCCTCCCTTTGCAACGCTGGCTGATTTTGCTGGTGACGGTGAATACAGCTACCGCATGATTGCCTCTGGTCATGGTTTTAACACAGTCCGTGAATGGGCAGACTGGCTATCGCCTTATAACATCGATTGGTCAGAAAATGCCGAGATCAAACGAGCAGACGGATCTATACTTGAAGGAGGACTGTATGTGGATTACCACGAAGCTGTAAATTCTTGGATAGCAGAAAAATTGGCGCTGGAATATTACCATCAGGATAAGCAACGCAAATTTAAGCAGTTTGATACGCCGGCACTTGATGTAGATTATGCTGTCGCTTATATGAACGCTACAGGCTTTCCTACCATTGTGATTCAGGAAGGTAATGTTGTTGTTCATGCGACATTTAATCAAACTTCCCCCGGCTACATAATGGAAATTGATGAATGGGCTGAAATTATGGCTTATAGCATTAGTAAGTAA
- a CDS encoding ATP-binding cassette domain-containing protein, with translation MRKEKALAMLSGVGLAERANHRPGQLSGGEQQRVTVARALVAQPKIVFADEPTGNLDTVTSQEIMQLLQELVRENQSTCLMVTHNTELVNLADRVLHLRDGRLQEQHVLRKTKR, from the coding sequence ATGCGTAAAGAAAAAGCATTGGCGATGTTAAGTGGTGTTGGCTTGGCTGAACGGGCAAATCATCGGCCGGGGCAATTATCCGGCGGCGAGCAACAGCGCGTAACGGTAGCGCGCGCTTTGGTGGCACAGCCAAAAATCGTCTTTGCCGACGAACCCACCGGTAATCTGGATACAGTTACGAGTCAGGAGATTATGCAGTTACTGCAGGAACTGGTAAGAGAAAATCAATCTACTTGTCTGATGGTCACGCACAACACAGAACTTGTCAATTTGGCAGATCGCGTGCTGCATCTCCGAGATGGTCGCTTACAGGAGCAGCATGTACTACGGAAGACAAAACGATGA
- a CDS encoding PadR family transcriptional regulator: protein MPKKAMEVLTESMFYVLMSFRQGPMCGIDIADYIEKRTNGRLQIGPATLYTILSKFEKEKYIRETEVEGRKRTYRITEKGSHAYDAELERLRLCISDAVDAA, encoded by the coding sequence TTGCCGAAAAAAGCGATGGAAGTCCTGACAGAATCCATGTTTTATGTACTCATGTCTTTCAGACAGGGACCGATGTGTGGCATAGACATTGCAGATTATATCGAAAAGCGAACCAACGGACGACTGCAAATTGGGCCTGCGACGCTCTATACAATCCTTTCTAAATTCGAGAAAGAAAAGTATATTCGTGAAACTGAAGTGGAGGGGCGTAAACGCACCTATCGCATAACCGAGAAGGGCTCTCACGCATATGATGCAGAACTGGAACGGCTTCGGTTATGCATCTCGGATGCTGTAGATGCCGCCTAA